The Halosimplex litoreum genome has a window encoding:
- a CDS encoding NUDIX hydrolase, translating to MAPEHVNREAVERRRDRLQAEYGEVPVERIRDEVPPERFATLCAESREGYIGGAYCWVVREPDQTAPLTESMPDDLEADRRVLMILNRADERWGLPGGGQEGDETFEAAAVREVREETGVDCEVTDTFHLRRVTAESTGDRDERLHALYVFFDAAYVDGHIAVQPGELNGAAWFAEPPERLQPANAVRADDFWPDFEADDPLGDRSD from the coding sequence ATGGCGCCCGAACACGTCAACCGCGAGGCCGTGGAGCGACGGCGGGACCGCCTCCAGGCGGAGTACGGCGAGGTCCCGGTCGAGCGGATCCGCGACGAGGTCCCCCCGGAGCGATTCGCGACGCTCTGTGCCGAGTCCCGGGAGGGCTACATCGGCGGTGCGTACTGCTGGGTGGTCCGCGAGCCGGACCAGACGGCGCCGCTCACGGAGTCGATGCCAGACGACCTCGAAGCCGACCGGCGCGTCCTGATGATCCTCAATCGCGCCGACGAGCGATGGGGCCTCCCGGGGGGCGGACAGGAGGGCGACGAGACCTTCGAAGCGGCCGCGGTCCGGGAGGTGCGAGAGGAGACCGGGGTCGACTGTGAGGTGACCGATACCTTCCACCTGCGGCGCGTGACCGCGGAATCGACCGGCGACCGCGACGAGCGCCTGCACGCGCTGTACGTCTTCTTCGACGCCGCCTACGTCGACGGTCACATCGCCGTCCAGCCCGGTGAACTCAACGGGGCGGCGTGGTTCGCCGAGCCGCCCGAGCGCCTCCAGCCCGCCAACGCCGTCCGCGCCGACGATTTCTGGCCGGACTTCGAGGCCGACGACCCGCTGGGCGACCGCTCGGACTGA